A genomic segment from Glycine soja cultivar W05 chromosome 20, ASM419377v2, whole genome shotgun sequence encodes:
- the LOC114401352 gene encoding O-fucosyltransferase 23-like isoform X1 → MELLFNCKLSQLMGGGGGTVKSLTCKFVFLLVTLLILRALLVPPSPGFGGVVEWSNFVYIRNHSPSFGIGVRQDKFLEVPQIVWGLNNQKIAFARACLTARRMNRILLMPSLSASLFYKEINLLQPISFDKVFQFDKFNQLCSGFVQLGQYSDLSNQTRVLEMQKGSGRKWTLERDLDQLREHSKGEFDEHEVIRIVGKNPFLWHDHWPVKDYAKVFECLVLIDEIGQEADRVVSRIRAVGRETQSNNESMELDNNDSSSFQPLPYVAVHMRVEIDWMIHCKKLEQRLNTNQICSSKKEIMERVSNIKGLKTPSVVYLAVADKLLQNSSVLEGWEEGFLPYEKNKLGVDGIYKKYPYLIQSAIDYEVCLRADIFVGNSFSTFSTLIVLERTQKMITMGINMCGKDVRWPSYAYNIQQGESNGPMRWVTNMSHSTLQEISYGTNHIISC, encoded by the coding sequence ATGGAACTGTTGTTTAATTGCAAGTTGTCTCAATTAatgggtggtggtggtggcactGTGAAATCATTGACTTGCAAATTTGTGTTTCTTCTTGTTACTCTTTTGATTCTTAGAGCTCTGTTGGTTCCTCCTTCCCCTGGCTTTGGTGGGGTTGTTGAATGGAGCAATTTTGTGTATATTAGGAACCATTCTCCATCATTTGGTATTGGGGTTAGACAAGACAAGTTTTTGGAGGTTCCTCAGATTGTGTGGGGATTGAACAACCAGAAGATTGCATTTGCAAGGGCTTGCCTCACTGCTAGAAGGATGAATCGAATTCTATTGATGCCTAGTCTTAGTGCCTCCTTGTTTTACAAAGAAATTAACCTCTTGCAACCAATTTCCTTTGACAAGGTGTTCCAATTTGACAAGTTTAATCAACTTTGCAGTGGATTTGTGCAGCTAGGTCAGTATTCGGATCTCTCGAACCAAACTCGAGTGCTTGAGATGCAGAAAGGGAGTGGTAGGAAGTGGACATTGGAGAGGGATTTGGATCAATTGAGAGAGCATAGCAAAGGGGAATTTGATGAGCATGAGGTGATTAGGATAGTGGGGAAAAACCCTTTCTTGTGGCATGATCATTGGCCTGTGAAGGACTATGCAAAGGTTTTTGAGTGCTTAGTTTTGATAGATGAGATTGGTCAAGAAGCAGATAGAGTTGTGTCAAGGATTAGAGCAGTTGGAAGAGAAACACAAAGCAATAATGAATCAATGGAATTGGATAATAATGATAGTTCTTCTTTTCAGCCTCTTCCTTATGTTGCTGTCCACATGAGGGTGGAAATTGATTGGATGATTCATTGCAAAAAATTGGAGCAGAGATTGAACACAAACCAAATTTGTAGTAGCAAGAAAGAGATAATGGAAAGAGTAAGCAACATCAAAGGGTTGAAGACTCCATCTGTTGTTTATCTTGCAGTGGCTGATAAACTCCTTCAAAATTCTTCAGTACTTGAAGGTTGGGAAGAAGGCTTTCTACCTTACGAGAAGAATAAACTTGGTGTTGATGGAATTTACAAGAAGTATCCATATCTGATTCAATCAGCAATTGACTATGAAGTGTGCTTGAGGGCTGATATCTTTGTAGGGAACAGTTTCTCCACATTTTCAACACTTATAGTTCTTGAAAGAACACAAAAAATGATCACAATGGGTATCAACATGTGTGGAAAAGATGTAAGATGGCCCTCTTATGCTTACAATATACAACAAGGAGAATCAAATGGCCCTATGAGATGGGTCACAAATATGTCTCATTCAACCCTTCAAGAAATCAGCTATGGCACCAACCACATAATCTCTTGTTGA
- the LOC114401352 gene encoding O-fucosyltransferase 23-like isoform X2, with protein MGGGGGTVKSLTCKFVFLLVTLLILRALLVPPSPGFGGVVEWSNFVYIRNHSPSFGIGVRQDKFLEVPQIVWGLNNQKIAFARACLTARRMNRILLMPSLSASLFYKEINLLQPISFDKVFQFDKFNQLCSGFVQLGQYSDLSNQTRVLEMQKGSGRKWTLERDLDQLREHSKGEFDEHEVIRIVGKNPFLWHDHWPVKDYAKVFECLVLIDEIGQEADRVVSRIRAVGRETQSNNESMELDNNDSSSFQPLPYVAVHMRVEIDWMIHCKKLEQRLNTNQICSSKKEIMERVSNIKGLKTPSVVYLAVADKLLQNSSVLEGWEEGFLPYEKNKLGVDGIYKKYPYLIQSAIDYEVCLRADIFVGNSFSTFSTLIVLERTQKMITMGINMCGKDVRWPSYAYNIQQGESNGPMRWVTNMSHSTLQEISYGTNHIISC; from the coding sequence atgggtggtggtggtggcactGTGAAATCATTGACTTGCAAATTTGTGTTTCTTCTTGTTACTCTTTTGATTCTTAGAGCTCTGTTGGTTCCTCCTTCCCCTGGCTTTGGTGGGGTTGTTGAATGGAGCAATTTTGTGTATATTAGGAACCATTCTCCATCATTTGGTATTGGGGTTAGACAAGACAAGTTTTTGGAGGTTCCTCAGATTGTGTGGGGATTGAACAACCAGAAGATTGCATTTGCAAGGGCTTGCCTCACTGCTAGAAGGATGAATCGAATTCTATTGATGCCTAGTCTTAGTGCCTCCTTGTTTTACAAAGAAATTAACCTCTTGCAACCAATTTCCTTTGACAAGGTGTTCCAATTTGACAAGTTTAATCAACTTTGCAGTGGATTTGTGCAGCTAGGTCAGTATTCGGATCTCTCGAACCAAACTCGAGTGCTTGAGATGCAGAAAGGGAGTGGTAGGAAGTGGACATTGGAGAGGGATTTGGATCAATTGAGAGAGCATAGCAAAGGGGAATTTGATGAGCATGAGGTGATTAGGATAGTGGGGAAAAACCCTTTCTTGTGGCATGATCATTGGCCTGTGAAGGACTATGCAAAGGTTTTTGAGTGCTTAGTTTTGATAGATGAGATTGGTCAAGAAGCAGATAGAGTTGTGTCAAGGATTAGAGCAGTTGGAAGAGAAACACAAAGCAATAATGAATCAATGGAATTGGATAATAATGATAGTTCTTCTTTTCAGCCTCTTCCTTATGTTGCTGTCCACATGAGGGTGGAAATTGATTGGATGATTCATTGCAAAAAATTGGAGCAGAGATTGAACACAAACCAAATTTGTAGTAGCAAGAAAGAGATAATGGAAAGAGTAAGCAACATCAAAGGGTTGAAGACTCCATCTGTTGTTTATCTTGCAGTGGCTGATAAACTCCTTCAAAATTCTTCAGTACTTGAAGGTTGGGAAGAAGGCTTTCTACCTTACGAGAAGAATAAACTTGGTGTTGATGGAATTTACAAGAAGTATCCATATCTGATTCAATCAGCAATTGACTATGAAGTGTGCTTGAGGGCTGATATCTTTGTAGGGAACAGTTTCTCCACATTTTCAACACTTATAGTTCTTGAAAGAACACAAAAAATGATCACAATGGGTATCAACATGTGTGGAAAAGATGTAAGATGGCCCTCTTATGCTTACAATATACAACAAGGAGAATCAAATGGCCCTATGAGATGGGTCACAAATATGTCTCATTCAACCCTTCAAGAAATCAGCTATGGCACCAACCACATAATCTCTTGTTGA